In the genome of Aphidius gifuensis isolate YNYX2018 linkage group LG6, ASM1490517v1, whole genome shotgun sequence, the window tttatcgtcgatgtttaaaaatatacaaatatgtacaaatataaaaatacaaaaatattcttCAATCTCGATCACAGCCGTATGGTATTACGATAACATATTCTGACTTTTCTGTTTTCATATGCAGGCATGGTCGAAGTAAATCTGTAGGTGTAAATAATTGAAGATTATCAACAGTACTACATTTTCTTATATGTTGTACGGTAACGTTtctatttgacaaaaaatcaTTCTCAATATGGTACAAATTGATAAGAATTAAGATTTGTTCTTGGCCTTCATacgatattttataaatattaacaatttttccaATTTGTCCTGACTTAAGACATACGTTGGAATCGTttgattttttacaaatttcttGATGGTATAAAGCAGTAACATATCTAACACCGCTATAGATCATTTTATCATACGACCAGCAAGCATCCACATCATGCTGCAAAATTAGCAATTCTTGTCTACTCAAAATATGGTTTTTTCCTTTACCCAGTAGGACACAATCTGGAGTccttgtaaaaaacttaaggTTTCTATCAAAAAGTGAACTACAAAAATTTTGAACTCTCGGACTTATTCTTGTTTGTTCGGgaaatgattgaattttttggaAAGATAGGAATCTTTGGCTTATTTGAGGAATAATACGAGCTGGGCTATGCTTCAGATTCAACAGAAAACGGTTCTGGTTTTCGAATGGAAATGTGCTGTGTGTCCATAGAGGACCCCAATTTCTGACACTTCGGCATATATGTAAGAGAAGATGAATATTATAAGACATAGCTCTTTTACCATAAAGTTCTTGAAATCCAACAACGAACCTAATTAAAAGCACTTCCGCATCTTTCAATGATTCTTCCACAATACTGTTTTGAAGCAGAATATTTATAGCCGCCACAAACAAGGCCCAATGttcaaaatatttcttttctaGTATCCCTTTTAAACATATAAGCGAATATAAAATAGTCCAATTTTGCCATTCAGAACCTTTCCAATTCCGTCTTTCATCCAGGCTTCGTGGTGTGCGTGATATTACAGTCGGTGGACAAAAATGCAACAAACGTCGATTGATCCTAGATAAACGAGAAGGTGTTCCCACGTAATACTCTTCTCCTACTGCTGACAAAATAATCTCTGTAAATTTACGAGCTACTCCCAGAAATGCAGCATGCAAATCATCAACAACCATTCCTTCACCAAGATCAAAATGATGCAGATTCATCAAACTGCTAGCTCCCATAACTCCGAAAACACTGGTATCTAATTGTCTAATATTAGAAGCTTCTAACATCATTGACTTTATAGAAGAATCAGTACGAAGTgctggaattttttttgtaactgtATAGCATCTTTGCCGATCAACTGTTTCAGTTGGATGCATGCAAAAAGTGCACCCAAAGAACCCATTATATTGTTtcatatttaacattttacaCCTGGCTACAGAATCTACCGGACATATCAAGGGAATCAACCGACTAGTTATTTGTCTGTCACCTAATTTCCACGT includes:
- the LOC122859546 gene encoding uncharacterized protein LOC122859546 isoform X1, which codes for MRRYKRYMDIGNDTAIPRKTEYRHRRMEMMHSNPSRESSVDSNESAIDQLLNTSLTDQNEIVHLTASEINSINNLSTEFPVNSIQRSMCESTSGVSCTLESDLFTSNRIDDCETDNTRAVAEESKSNSNNISEISNVSNNVVFDGSENEERSQADDSSENAIPEEFESNADLSQLLCNSLDCTRGEVLLMAMTIGMRHSLTWEAIVDILKMVNAIFGEKVVHDSKYFLHKFFPSNIANGVYHIYCPQCHRYVGIRNNLENNICCPCGYTMDISTTSSYFLQFDVRSQLKHFFDNPKFRNNLNYRYTRVKINNAALEDIFDGLMYQQKAHLFIDNPNISYTFNTDGCQAADSSNTTVWPIYMMLHDLPPAERKKYMILAGLWVDRIEPKMNIFLESFVSQANDLSSSGITWKLGDRQITSRLIPLICPVDSVARCKMLNMKQYNGFFGCTFCMHPTETVDRQRCYTVTKKIPALRTDSSIKSMMLEASNIRQLDTSVFGVMGASSLMNLHHFDLGEGMVVDDLHAAFLGVARKFTEIILSAVGEEYYVGTPSRLSRINRRLLHFCPPTVISRTPRSLDERRNWKGSEWQNWTILYSLICLKGILEKKYFEHWALFVAAINILLQNSIVEESLKDAEVLLIRFVVGFQELYGKRAMSYNIHLLLHICRSVRNWGPLWTHSTFPFENQNRFLLNLKHSPARIIPQISQRFLSFQKIQSFPEQTRISPRVQNFCSSLFDRNLKFFTRTPDCVLLGKGKNHILSRQELLILQHDVDACWSYDKMIYSGVRYVTALYHQEICKKSNDSNVCLKSGQIGKIVNIYKISYEGQEQILILINLYHIENDFLSNRNVTVQHIRKCSTVDNLQLFTPTDLLRPCLHMKTEKSEYVIVIPYGCDRD
- the LOC122859546 gene encoding uncharacterized protein LOC122859546 isoform X2 — protein: MMHSNPSRESSVDSNESAIDQLLNTSLTDQNEIVHLTASEINSINNLSTEFPVNSIQRSMCESTSGVSCTLESDLFTSNRIDDCETDNTRAVAEESKSNSNNISEISNVSNNVVFDGSENEERSQADDSSENAIPEEFESNADLSQLLCNSLDCTRGEVLLMAMTIGMRHSLTWEAIVDILKMVNAIFGEKVVHDSKYFLHKFFPSNIANGVYHIYCPQCHRYVGIRNNLENNICCPCGYTMDISTTSSYFLQFDVRSQLKHFFDNPKFRNNLNYRYTRVKINNAALEDIFDGLMYQQKAHLFIDNPNISYTFNTDGCQAADSSNTTVWPIYMMLHDLPPAERKKYMILAGLWVDRIEPKMNIFLESFVSQANDLSSSGITWKLGDRQITSRLIPLICPVDSVARCKMLNMKQYNGFFGCTFCMHPTETVDRQRCYTVTKKIPALRTDSSIKSMMLEASNIRQLDTSVFGVMGASSLMNLHHFDLGEGMVVDDLHAAFLGVARKFTEIILSAVGEEYYVGTPSRLSRINRRLLHFCPPTVISRTPRSLDERRNWKGSEWQNWTILYSLICLKGILEKKYFEHWALFVAAINILLQNSIVEESLKDAEVLLIRFVVGFQELYGKRAMSYNIHLLLHICRSVRNWGPLWTHSTFPFENQNRFLLNLKHSPARIIPQISQRFLSFQKIQSFPEQTRISPRVQNFCSSLFDRNLKFFTRTPDCVLLGKGKNHILSRQELLILQHDVDACWSYDKMIYSGVRYVTALYHQEICKKSNDSNVCLKSGQIGKIVNIYKISYEGQEQILILINLYHIENDFLSNRNVTVQHIRKCSTVDNLQLFTPTDLLRPCLHMKTEKSEYVIVIPYGCDRD